A stretch of the uncultured Trichococcus sp. genome encodes the following:
- a CDS encoding V-type ATP synthase subunit F, with the protein MAHNIAVVGDKDSILPFKILGFDVFACHNAQTARETVDRLAVENYGIIYLTEEMAKEIPDTVSRYDNRVQPAIILIPNHKGSLNIGKNRIQENVEKAVGQNIL; encoded by the coding sequence ATGGCTCATAATATTGCAGTAGTGGGAGATAAAGATTCCATCCTTCCTTTCAAAATTTTGGGGTTTGATGTATTTGCATGCCATAATGCGCAGACCGCCCGCGAAACAGTCGACCGTTTGGCGGTCGAAAATTACGGAATCATCTATTTGACCGAAGAAATGGCTAAAGAAATACCTGATACAGTCAGCAGGTATGATAACAGAGTCCAACCCGCCATCATCCTGATCCCTAACCATAAGGGGTCGCTGAACATCGGAAAGAACCGTATTCAGGAAAATGTAGAAAAAGCAGTTGGACAAAATATTTTATAA
- a CDS encoding V-type ATPase subunit: protein MQEIDYKGVNTVLRTYELQLLAEADYDRMLKAHSLKDALDVLKGTGYAFDEKEVLANKNFEGFLMEHLAEIYHEFFTATPAEEVVELFALRYTYHNLKVLLKQRFSGEELEHLLIPIGKYSLASLKKLVETGEGSEEHPVLVEGVQHALHDFEEEQRIEAATIYMDTYYFKHLRSISDEIQHPSITKMVDGMIDLYNLSTLVRSLKQNKPRAFLHTVLSSSGSVAKRDLIEESINGASAVMRKHYFSKPYGEKLLHLVSDKTDEVDTQKLDSLVDEYTYELVAEGLYQPFGPVPLLGYLFAKEKEVTNIRLILIGKDNQIDEAILRERMRPVYGS, encoded by the coding sequence ATGCAAGAGATTGACTACAAAGGCGTCAATACGGTACTTCGCACCTATGAATTGCAGCTGTTGGCGGAAGCGGATTACGATCGGATGCTAAAAGCCCATTCTTTAAAAGATGCTTTGGATGTTCTGAAAGGCACCGGTTATGCGTTTGATGAAAAAGAAGTTTTGGCCAATAAGAACTTCGAAGGGTTCCTTATGGAGCATTTGGCCGAAATCTATCATGAATTCTTCACGGCAACGCCAGCTGAGGAAGTCGTTGAACTGTTTGCATTGCGCTATACTTACCATAATCTGAAGGTGTTGCTGAAACAACGCTTTTCAGGTGAGGAGCTCGAACATTTATTGATTCCTATCGGAAAATATTCTTTGGCCAGTTTGAAGAAATTGGTCGAAACCGGTGAAGGCAGCGAGGAACATCCGGTTTTGGTGGAGGGTGTCCAACACGCTCTGCATGACTTTGAAGAGGAACAGCGGATTGAAGCCGCTACTATCTATATGGATACTTATTATTTCAAACATCTGCGTTCCATCAGCGATGAGATTCAACATCCAAGCATCACCAAAATGGTGGATGGGATGATCGACCTCTACAATCTGTCGACCTTGGTAAGAAGTCTGAAGCAGAACAAACCACGTGCGTTCCTGCATACGGTCTTATCCAGTTCCGGTTCTGTTGCAAAGCGTGACCTGATCGAAGAATCGATCAATGGAGCCAGTGCGGTGATGCGGAAGCATTACTTCAGCAAACCTTACGGTGAGAAACTGCTCCATCTGGTTTCAGATAAAACGGATGAGGTGGACACTCAGAAGCTGGATAGTCTTGTGGACGAGTATACTTATGAATTGGTTGCGGAAGGATTGTACCAGCCTTTTGGCCCGGTCCCTTTGTTGGGTTACCTTTTTGCCAAGGAAAAAGAAGTCACGAATATCCGGTTGATACTGATTGGAAAAGATAACCAGATAGATGAAGCGATTTTGAGAGAAAGGATGCGACCTGTATATGGCTCATAA